In the genome of Angustibacter luteus, one region contains:
- a CDS encoding dihydrolipoamide acetyltransferase family protein — protein MPDLKQFRLPDVGEGLTEAEIVTWKVKPGDTVRTNDIVVEIETAKSLVELPTPFAGVVAELLVAEGTTVDVGTPIISVDVDPTGSAGPGTPEPESAGGSHRSPEPPGAVEGATDVDEAPEEGAIEPGLIGGPAPGGRTSVLVGYGPRTTSAKRRPRKANVDTFSEEGVKPVRHGGFEVGRMVSQELAEEAELPPVEPHRAPHADLPGHLGHDEQPVAHVRALAKPPVRKLAKDMGVDLTSVTPSGPGGVVTREDVQAHLEGATSEPGVVAPAAMSPAPGERETRVPIKGVRKMTAQAMVGSAFTAPHVTEFVTIDATRTMKLVERLRADREFRDVKVSPLLIVAKAMLIAAKRNPQINAAWDEANQEIVVKHYVNLGIAAATPRGLVVPNIKDAHLLSLRELADALADLTETARAGRTQPAEMSGGTMSITNVGVFGVDTGTPILNPGEASILCIGQIAPRPWVHKGKLAVRQVTTLGLSFDHRLVDGDLGSRFIADVAAVLERPEKALVWA, from the coding sequence GTGCCTGATCTGAAGCAGTTCCGCCTGCCCGACGTCGGAGAGGGTCTGACCGAGGCCGAGATCGTCACCTGGAAGGTCAAGCCAGGCGACACCGTGCGCACCAACGACATCGTGGTCGAGATCGAGACCGCGAAGTCGCTGGTCGAGCTGCCGACCCCGTTCGCGGGAGTCGTCGCCGAGCTGCTCGTCGCCGAGGGCACCACCGTGGACGTCGGCACGCCGATCATCTCGGTGGACGTCGACCCCACGGGTTCGGCTGGGCCCGGCACGCCGGAGCCGGAGTCCGCGGGCGGTTCGCACCGGTCGCCGGAGCCCCCGGGCGCCGTCGAGGGCGCGACCGACGTCGACGAGGCACCCGAGGAGGGCGCCATCGAGCCCGGCCTGATCGGCGGCCCGGCCCCGGGTGGGCGCACCTCGGTCCTCGTCGGCTACGGGCCTCGGACGACGTCCGCCAAGCGCCGTCCGCGCAAGGCCAACGTGGACACCTTCAGCGAGGAGGGCGTCAAGCCCGTCCGCCACGGCGGCTTCGAGGTCGGCCGGATGGTGTCGCAGGAGCTCGCCGAAGAGGCCGAGCTGCCCCCGGTCGAGCCGCACCGGGCGCCGCACGCCGACCTGCCTGGTCACCTCGGGCACGACGAGCAGCCCGTCGCGCACGTCCGCGCGCTGGCCAAGCCGCCGGTCCGCAAGCTCGCGAAGGACATGGGCGTCGACCTGACGTCGGTGACCCCGAGCGGTCCCGGTGGGGTCGTCACGCGCGAGGACGTGCAGGCGCACCTCGAGGGTGCGACGTCCGAGCCGGGCGTCGTCGCTCCCGCGGCGATGTCGCCCGCACCGGGTGAGCGCGAGACGCGGGTGCCGATCAAGGGCGTCCGCAAGATGACCGCGCAGGCCATGGTGGGCTCGGCGTTCACCGCGCCGCACGTCACGGAGTTCGTGACGATCGACGCGACCCGCACCATGAAGCTCGTCGAGCGGCTGCGGGCGGACCGCGAGTTCCGCGACGTCAAGGTCTCGCCGCTGCTCATCGTGGCGAAGGCGATGCTCATCGCGGCGAAGCGCAACCCGCAGATCAACGCCGCCTGGGACGAGGCGAATCAGGAGATCGTGGTCAAGCACTACGTGAACCTGGGCATCGCGGCGGCCACTCCTCGGGGGCTGGTGGTGCCGAACATCAAGGACGCGCACCTGCTCTCGCTGCGTGAGCTCGCAGATGCGCTGGCCGACCTGACCGAGACCGCGCGCGCCGGGCGGACCCAGCCGGCCGAGATGTCCGGCGGCACCATGTCGATCACCAACGTCGGCGTGTTCGGCGTGGACACCGGGACGCCGATCCTGAACCCCGGCGAGGCGTCGATCCTGTGCATCGGCCAGATCGCGCCGCGGCCGTGGGTGCACAAGGGCAAGCTCGCCGTCCGGCAGGTGACGACGCTCGGGCTGAGCTTCGACCACCGGTTGGTGGATGGCGACCTCGGCAGCCGCTTCATCGCGGACGTCGCGGCCGTGCTCGAGCGCCCCGAGAAGGCCCTCGTCTGGGCCTAG
- a CDS encoding alpha-ketoacid dehydrogenase subunit beta: MAQISLAKGINTGLRAAMEADPKVLIMGEDIGKLGGVFRVTDGLQKDFGEDRVIDAPLAESGIIGTAIGMALRGYRPVCEIQFDGFVYPAFDQIVSQLAKMRARSLGKIKLPVVVRIPVGGGIGAVEHHSESNEAYFAHTAGLRVVCCADPVDAHFMIQQAIASDDPVIFYEPKRRYWEKADLPEDATLAGAFPLHQAKVVREGEHVTVAAYGPMVKTCVEAATAAAEEGRSIEVVDLRSLSPLDVDTIAASVEKTGRLVVVHEATTFLGMGAEVAARLSERCFYHLEAPVLRVGGYNLPYPPSKLEEEFLPDLDRVLDAVDRSLAY; encoded by the coding sequence ATGGCGCAGATCAGCCTGGCCAAGGGCATCAACACCGGCCTGCGCGCGGCCATGGAGGCAGACCCGAAGGTCCTCATCATGGGTGAGGACATCGGCAAGCTCGGTGGCGTCTTCCGGGTCACCGACGGCCTGCAGAAGGACTTCGGCGAGGACCGCGTCATCGACGCCCCGCTCGCCGAGTCCGGCATCATCGGGACGGCGATCGGCATGGCCCTGCGCGGCTACCGACCGGTCTGCGAGATCCAGTTCGACGGCTTCGTCTACCCTGCCTTCGACCAGATCGTGTCCCAGCTGGCCAAGATGCGGGCGCGCTCGCTCGGCAAGATCAAGCTGCCCGTCGTCGTCCGGATCCCGGTCGGTGGCGGTATCGGCGCGGTCGAGCACCACAGCGAGTCGAACGAGGCGTACTTCGCGCACACCGCGGGGCTGCGCGTCGTCTGCTGCGCCGACCCCGTCGACGCGCACTTCATGATCCAGCAGGCCATCGCCAGCGACGACCCGGTGATCTTCTACGAGCCCAAGCGGCGCTACTGGGAGAAGGCCGACCTGCCCGAGGACGCGACGCTGGCGGGCGCGTTCCCCCTGCACCAGGCCAAGGTCGTCCGCGAGGGCGAGCACGTGACCGTGGCCGCCTACGGGCCGATGGTCAAGACCTGCGTCGAGGCCGCCACAGCGGCCGCGGAGGAGGGTCGCAGCATCGAGGTCGTCGACCTGCGGTCGCTGTCCCCGCTGGACGTCGACACGATCGCCGCATCGGTCGAGAAGACCGGCCGGTTGGTCGTCGTGCACGAGGCGACGACGTTCCTCGGCATGGGCGCCGAGGTGGCGGCCCGGCTGAGCGAGCGCTGCTTCTACCACCTCGAGGCGCCCGTGCTCCGGGTCGGCGGCTACAACCTGCCGTACCCGCCGAGCAAGCTCGAGGAGGAGTTCCTGCCGGACCTCGACCGGGTGCTCGACGCCGTCGACCGCTCGCTCGCGTACTGA
- the pdhA gene encoding pyruvate dehydrogenase (acetyl-transferring) E1 component subunit alpha, producing the protein MTDSVVGSEVGVSTIDGGPDLVQLLTPAGERVEHPEYSHYVADLQPEDLRALYRDLVLVRRVDAEATALQRQGELGIWASLLGQEAAQVGSGRAMAPQDYAFPTYREHGVAWCRGVDPLNLLGLFRGVNHGGWDPNEKNFHLYTIVIGAQTLHATGYAMGIQRDHAVGTGEPGRDAAVIAYFGDGATSQGDVNEAFVFAAVQNAPVVFFCQNNQWAISEPSERQTRIPLYKRAAGFGFPGVRVDGNDVLAVYAVTKAALDNARNGNGPTFVEAFTYRMGAHTTSDDPTRYRVSAEVEVWKERDPISRLRAHLVANGMADEDFFNALDAESDELAAHVRQGCLDLPDPKPLDMFEHVYVDEHPLVAQERAEFAEYLESFADAGHEGGH; encoded by the coding sequence GTGACCGACAGCGTCGTCGGGAGCGAGGTCGGCGTCAGCACCATCGACGGCGGCCCCGATCTCGTCCAGCTGCTCACCCCCGCCGGTGAGCGCGTCGAGCATCCCGAGTACTCGCACTACGTGGCTGACCTGCAGCCCGAGGACCTGCGCGCGCTCTACCGCGACCTGGTGCTCGTGCGCCGCGTCGACGCCGAGGCGACCGCGCTGCAGCGCCAGGGTGAGCTGGGCATCTGGGCCAGCCTGCTCGGCCAAGAGGCCGCCCAGGTCGGCTCCGGTCGGGCCATGGCGCCGCAGGACTACGCGTTCCCGACCTACCGGGAGCACGGCGTCGCCTGGTGCCGCGGGGTCGACCCGCTGAACCTGCTCGGCCTGTTCCGGGGCGTGAACCACGGCGGCTGGGACCCGAACGAGAAGAACTTCCACCTCTACACGATCGTGATCGGCGCGCAGACGCTGCACGCGACCGGCTACGCGATGGGTATCCAGCGCGACCACGCGGTGGGCACCGGCGAGCCGGGCCGCGACGCCGCCGTCATCGCCTACTTCGGCGACGGCGCCACCTCGCAGGGCGACGTCAACGAGGCGTTCGTCTTCGCCGCGGTGCAGAACGCGCCGGTCGTGTTCTTCTGCCAGAACAACCAGTGGGCGATCAGCGAGCCCAGCGAGCGGCAGACCCGCATCCCGCTCTACAAGCGTGCGGCGGGCTTCGGCTTCCCGGGCGTGCGGGTGGACGGCAACGACGTCCTCGCCGTGTACGCGGTGACCAAGGCGGCGCTGGACAACGCGCGCAACGGCAACGGCCCGACGTTCGTCGAGGCGTTCACCTACCGGATGGGCGCGCACACGACGTCCGACGACCCGACCCGCTACCGCGTCTCCGCCGAGGTCGAGGTGTGGAAGGAGCGCGACCCGATCTCCCGGTTGCGCGCGCACCTGGTGGCGAACGGCATGGCGGACGAGGACTTCTTCAACGCCCTCGACGCCGAGTCCGACGAGCTCGCCGCGCACGTGCGGCAGGGCTGCCTGGACCTGCCCGACCCCAAGCCCCTCGACATGTTCGAGCACGTCTACGTCGACGAGCACCCGTTGGTCGCGCAGGAGCGCGCCGAGTTCGCCGAGTACCTGGAGTCCTTCGCGGATGCCGGCCACGAGGGAGGGCACTGA